A genomic segment from Flammeovirga pectinis encodes:
- a CDS encoding glycosyl hydrolase family 95 catalytic domain-containing protein, with product MKTYYQLLLLICVFGLFSFHQPKDVEESATKSGAPDKVVIYKTIDNIDLKLHFFYPPNHKVTDKTAALLFFHGGGWNGGAPSQLYAQSAYLASRGLVVVSAQYRVNKANGTTPQECVKDGKSAMRWLRTHAQNYGINANKILAGGGSAGGHIAAALATVKGFNEVGEDTTVSCMPEALVLFNPAIHNGKEGYGYTRVQEYWESFSPYHNIDKTTPPTVILLGTEDRVFKPSLAKEFKKNMEENGVRCDLILYKDQEHAFFNKDMNLEMHYQTMIDADKFLISLGYLKGEPRTLTSFLAEHKEENALRLWYDQPAKDWQSEALPIGNGYMGAMFFGGTNKEQIQFSEGTLWSGGPGSNDNYNFGVRKDAWKHLEAVRKLLDEEKFNEAHALAQKELTGVLHKNENDLSSFGDYGAQQTMGDLMITVDHAEEVEHYKRVLDIEKAEGYITYNIGDNQYKRTYFGDYPSKLMVYKLESDLPENYSISFQTPHQKNKETFKKNLYSFQGEVKDNGMQFETCLKIESDGKTKFVDNKVIIENATYVVAYHVASTEYLNKFPTYKGNDFITENKHLLHRLKGKSFEEIQKEHRLDYQNLFERVDFDLGYKQGEDLPTDQRLLAYSKGNNDYWLEQLYFQYSRYLMISSSRPGTMPMHLQGKWNDSTNPAWACDYHMNINQQMLYWPAEVVNLSECEEPLNDYIESLVEPGKITAKEFFNARGWTVSTMNNPFGYTSSGWGFPWGFFPGGAGWISQHLWEHYEFTQDEAFLKNQAYPIMKEAALFWVDYLTENENGLLVSTPSYSPEHGGISKGASMDHQIAWDLMSNCIAACEVLEIDADFKKEITAVRNKIAPPTIGSWGQLQEWMEDVDDPNNKHRHVSHLYALHPGKQISLEKTPEWAEATRVSLNARGDDGTGWSLAWKVNFWSRLKDGDRAYQLYRRLLQPIGFGDESTHASGTYANLFCGHPPFQLDGNMGGAAGMAEMLLQSQTGTLEILPALPQAWKKGNVKGLKARGGYTVDMSWKNGKLKTLHITAVKNGPCTLLYKGKKQVKEMVAGETLEVKF from the coding sequence ATGAAAACATACTATCAACTTTTATTACTGATCTGTGTATTCGGATTATTCTCTTTTCATCAACCTAAAGATGTAGAAGAAAGCGCAACAAAAAGTGGAGCGCCAGACAAAGTAGTGATTTACAAAACTATTGATAATATAGATTTAAAGTTACACTTCTTTTACCCTCCAAATCATAAAGTAACAGACAAAACTGCTGCTTTGTTATTTTTTCATGGAGGAGGTTGGAATGGAGGTGCACCAAGTCAACTTTATGCACAAAGTGCCTATCTAGCGTCTAGAGGTTTAGTGGTAGTTAGTGCACAGTATAGAGTTAATAAAGCCAATGGCACTACTCCTCAAGAATGCGTGAAAGATGGTAAATCTGCCATGCGATGGTTGAGGACTCATGCCCAAAATTATGGAATTAATGCCAATAAAATACTTGCTGGTGGTGGTTCTGCAGGCGGACATATAGCTGCTGCTTTGGCCACTGTAAAAGGGTTTAATGAAGTAGGTGAAGATACAACAGTGAGTTGTATGCCAGAAGCATTAGTATTGTTTAACCCTGCAATTCATAATGGAAAAGAAGGATATGGTTATACTAGAGTACAAGAGTATTGGGAATCTTTTTCTCCTTACCATAACATTGATAAAACAACACCGCCTACTGTGATCCTATTAGGTACAGAGGATAGAGTATTTAAACCTTCATTAGCCAAAGAGTTTAAGAAAAACATGGAAGAAAATGGTGTGCGTTGTGATCTTATTTTATATAAAGATCAAGAGCATGCTTTCTTTAATAAAGACATGAATTTAGAAATGCATTATCAGACCATGATTGATGCAGATAAGTTTCTTATTTCTTTAGGTTATTTAAAAGGAGAGCCTAGAACTTTAACTTCTTTTTTAGCAGAGCATAAAGAAGAAAATGCATTAAGATTATGGTATGATCAACCTGCTAAAGATTGGCAGTCTGAAGCTTTGCCTATTGGTAATGGTTACATGGGTGCAATGTTTTTTGGAGGCACAAATAAAGAACAAATACAATTTTCTGAAGGTACACTTTGGAGTGGAGGACCTGGCAGTAACGATAATTACAATTTTGGTGTTAGAAAAGATGCTTGGAAACATTTAGAAGCGGTAAGAAAACTATTGGATGAAGAAAAATTTAATGAAGCACATGCGTTAGCACAGAAAGAGTTAACGGGGGTACTTCATAAAAATGAAAATGATTTAAGTAGTTTTGGTGATTATGGTGCCCAGCAAACTATGGGGGATTTAATGATTACCGTAGACCATGCCGAAGAAGTAGAACACTATAAACGTGTTTTAGATATTGAAAAGGCAGAAGGTTACATCACTTATAATATTGGTGATAACCAGTATAAGAGAACTTATTTTGGAGATTACCCATCAAAATTAATGGTGTATAAATTAGAAAGTGATTTACCTGAAAATTATAGTATTTCATTCCAAACACCTCACCAAAAAAATAAAGAAACGTTCAAGAAAAATCTTTACAGTTTTCAAGGTGAAGTGAAAGATAACGGGATGCAATTTGAGACTTGCTTGAAGATTGAATCAGATGGTAAGACAAAGTTTGTAGACAATAAGGTTATTATCGAAAATGCTACATACGTAGTGGCGTATCATGTAGCTTCTACAGAATACCTTAATAAATTCCCAACCTATAAAGGCAATGATTTTATAACTGAAAATAAACATTTATTGCATCGACTTAAGGGTAAATCATTTGAAGAAATACAAAAAGAACACCGTTTAGATTATCAAAATCTATTTGAAAGAGTTGATTTTGATTTAGGATACAAACAAGGGGAGGATTTACCTACAGACCAACGCTTATTGGCCTATTCTAAAGGCAATAATGATTACTGGTTGGAACAATTATACTTTCAATATAGTCGTTATTTAATGATTTCTTCTTCGAGACCGGGTACAATGCCGATGCATTTACAAGGGAAATGGAACGATTCTACTAACCCAGCTTGGGCATGTGATTACCACATGAATATCAATCAGCAAATGTTATATTGGCCAGCAGAAGTTGTCAATTTGAGCGAGTGCGAAGAACCATTAAATGATTATATTGAAAGCCTTGTAGAACCGGGTAAAATTACGGCAAAAGAATTCTTTAATGCGAGAGGTTGGACAGTAAGTACAATGAACAATCCGTTTGGATACACTTCTTCTGGATGGGGATTTCCTTGGGGATTTTTTCCTGGTGGAGCAGGTTGGATTTCTCAACATTTATGGGAGCATTATGAATTTACACAAGACGAAGCATTTTTAAAAAATCAGGCTTATCCAATCATGAAAGAAGCTGCTTTATTTTGGGTAGATTACCTTACTGAAAATGAAAACGGTTTACTTGTTTCTACTCCTTCTTACTCTCCAGAACATGGTGGGATTTCTAAAGGAGCATCTATGGATCATCAGATTGCATGGGATTTAATGAGTAATTGTATTGCAGCTTGTGAAGTACTGGAAATTGATGCAGATTTTAAGAAAGAAATTACAGCAGTAAGAAATAAAATTGCTCCTCCTACCATTGGTTCATGGGGACAATTACAAGAATGGATGGAAGATGTAGATGATCCGAATAATAAACACAGACACGTTTCTCATCTTTATGCCTTACACCCTGGAAAGCAAATTTCTTTAGAGAAAACACCAGAATGGGCTGAAGCAACAAGAGTAAGTTTAAATGCAAGAGGAGACGACGGAACTGGTTGGTCTTTAGCATGGAAAGTCAACTTTTGGTCACGATTAAAAGATGGCGATAGAGCATACCAATTGTACAGAAGATTATTACAACCTATCGGATTTGGAGATGAAAGTACACATGCTTCAGGAACTTATGCTAATTTATTTTGTGGTCATCCACCTTTCCAATTGGATGGAAATATGGGCGGTGCTGCAGGTATGGCAGAAATGCTTTTACAGTCGCAAACAGGCACTTTAGAAATACTACCGGCATTGCCGCAAGCTTGGAAAAAAGGGAATGTAAAAGGATTAAAAGCGAGAGGTGGTTACACTGTAGATATGAGTTGGAAAAATGGAAAACTAAAAACATTACATATTACTGCGGTCAAAAATGGTCCTTGTACTTTACTTTATAAGGGTAAGAAACAAGTGAAAGAAATGGTTGCTGGTGAGACTTTAGAAGTGAAGTTTTAA
- a CDS encoding glycoside hydrolase family 2 protein gives MNKQLPLFLLLLLSIFSCSPSNKEGSKREKININRDWSFTFSEENDEFSSSKKNGEWETVGLPHSFSLPYFRSESFYVGYGWYQKNLIIKKEWLSKALHLEFDGVFQVAEIYLNGKKVGEHSGGYTGFSLDISKAVKEGNNLLAVRVNNVWDAQLAPRAGEHVFSGGIYRDVYLTVTNPLHVTWNGTFVTTPKVNNEEATVNIKTTIENKSLIDKSFILRTKIVSPNNKQVAIIERQEIVKSGEILTFEQQSEKIKNPQLWSPEHPNLYRIETFLLEGDSVVDNYSSTLGFRWFEWTADQGFFLNGKHLYLEGVNVHQDHAGWGDAVTKAGVYRDVKLMKEAGFNMIRASHYPHHPYFTEVCDELGIFFIPENCVWGIGGFIDEGNWKSSTYPTKEEDWTGYNKSAEKTLEELIKINKNSPSIIAWSMSNEPFFSSEKVIEPMKKLLVDLVDESHKLDPSRPAMIGGAQRQNVDVLGDIAGYNGDGATLYKNPGFPNMVSEYGSCVTDRPGDYTACWGHVTDGEKPAWRSGHAIWCGFDHGSIAGNMGEMGIVDYARIPKRSWYWYRNYFRGIAPPKWPEKGMPKSLKLFADKTTIIGTDATDDVHINVQVLDENGVHISNSPDVTLTIVSGPGEFPTGRSITFKETTRNDIQILEGHAAMEFRSYEGGTTIIEATSKGLKPAQIEIITTGLPKYEEGITPVVKARPYQDYRWQQAVETGSSVKVSDARPTRTNSTSITPASLANDGHKWTKWNPISKDGIIWWELDMENFYNVEDVNITFQTATDMTIELASSVNQKDWISLEKLNCNTKQKPYLEWNIKDNTKVRFIRFTFTLKNKALPLSIGEIEVYGKTN, from the coding sequence ATGAACAAACAACTTCCCTTATTTTTACTTTTATTACTCTCTATTTTTTCATGTTCTCCTTCAAACAAAGAGGGGAGCAAAAGAGAGAAAATCAACATAAATAGAGATTGGTCTTTTACTTTTAGTGAAGAAAACGACGAATTCTCATCTTCAAAAAAAAATGGAGAATGGGAAACCGTCGGATTGCCACATAGCTTTAGTTTACCGTATTTTAGATCGGAAAGTTTTTATGTTGGTTACGGTTGGTATCAAAAGAATTTGATTATAAAAAAAGAGTGGCTTTCTAAAGCATTACATCTAGAATTTGATGGTGTTTTTCAGGTAGCTGAAATCTACTTAAATGGTAAAAAAGTAGGTGAACATAGTGGTGGCTATACAGGTTTTTCATTGGATATCTCTAAAGCAGTAAAAGAAGGAAATAACCTTTTGGCTGTTCGAGTAAATAATGTTTGGGATGCTCAATTAGCACCAAGAGCAGGGGAACATGTGTTTAGTGGAGGTATTTACAGAGATGTTTACTTAACAGTAACAAACCCTTTACATGTAACTTGGAACGGTACTTTTGTTACAACACCAAAAGTAAACAACGAAGAAGCAACGGTGAACATTAAGACCACCATAGAAAATAAAAGTTTAATAGATAAATCATTTATTCTTAGAACAAAAATAGTATCTCCTAATAATAAACAAGTAGCTATAATAGAGCGTCAAGAAATAGTAAAAAGTGGAGAGATATTAACGTTCGAACAGCAATCAGAAAAAATTAAGAACCCACAATTATGGTCGCCAGAACACCCTAATTTATACCGTATAGAAACGTTTTTATTAGAAGGGGATAGTGTAGTAGATAATTACAGTTCTACGCTTGGTTTTAGATGGTTTGAATGGACTGCTGATCAAGGATTTTTCTTAAATGGGAAGCACCTATATCTAGAGGGTGTTAATGTACATCAAGATCATGCAGGTTGGGGAGATGCTGTAACAAAAGCAGGTGTTTACAGAGATGTAAAATTAATGAAAGAGGCAGGGTTTAATATGATTAGAGCATCACATTATCCTCATCACCCTTACTTTACTGAAGTATGTGATGAACTAGGCATCTTTTTTATTCCTGAAAACTGTGTATGGGGAATTGGCGGTTTTATTGATGAAGGCAATTGGAAATCGAGTACTTATCCTACCAAAGAAGAAGATTGGACGGGATACAATAAAAGTGCTGAGAAAACTTTAGAAGAGCTGATTAAAATTAATAAAAATAGTCCGTCTATTATAGCATGGAGTATGAGTAATGAGCCATTTTTCTCTTCAGAAAAAGTAATCGAACCAATGAAAAAATTATTGGTAGATTTAGTAGATGAATCACATAAATTAGATCCTTCAAGACCTGCCATGATTGGTGGTGCACAACGTCAAAATGTAGATGTTTTAGGTGATATTGCTGGTTATAATGGAGATGGGGCAACACTTTATAAAAACCCTGGTTTTCCTAATATGGTAAGTGAATATGGATCTTGCGTAACAGATAGACCAGGTGATTATACAGCATGTTGGGGCCATGTAACAGATGGTGAAAAACCTGCTTGGAGAAGTGGACATGCCATTTGGTGTGGTTTTGACCATGGTAGTATTGCAGGAAATATGGGCGAAATGGGTATTGTGGATTATGCTAGAATTCCGAAACGTTCTTGGTATTGGTACCGTAATTATTTTAGAGGAATTGCACCTCCAAAATGGCCTGAAAAAGGGATGCCTAAGAGCTTAAAATTATTTGCTGATAAAACAACAATTATTGGCACAGATGCTACCGATGATGTACACATTAATGTACAAGTATTGGATGAAAATGGCGTACATATATCTAATAGTCCAGATGTAACACTTACTATCGTTTCTGGACCCGGTGAATTTCCTACAGGAAGAAGTATTACTTTTAAAGAGACGACAAGAAATGATATCCAAATTTTAGAAGGACATGCTGCAATGGAATTTCGTAGTTATGAAGGTGGTACAACCATTATTGAGGCAACATCAAAAGGTTTAAAACCTGCACAAATAGAAATTATTACAACCGGATTACCAAAATATGAGGAAGGGATTACACCTGTTGTAAAAGCTCGACCTTACCAAGATTATAGATGGCAACAAGCAGTAGAAACGGGTTCGTCTGTAAAAGTGTCTGATGCAAGACCAACACGTACAAATTCTACGAGTATTACCCCAGCGTCTTTAGCAAATGATGGACACAAGTGGACCAAATGGAATCCAATTTCAAAAGACGGTATCATTTGGTGGGAGTTGGATATGGAAAATTTCTACAATGTAGAGGATGTAAACATTACGTTTCAAACTGCTACTGACATGACCATTGAGTTGGCTTCTTCTGTGAATCAAAAAGATTGGATTTCTTTAGAGAAATTGAATTGTAATACAAAGCAGAAACCTTATCTTGAATGGAATATCAAAGACAATACAAAAGTAAGGTTTATTCGCTTTACTTTCACTTTAAAAAATAAAGCACTTCCGTTATCAATTGGAGAGATTGAAGTGTATGGCAAAACAAACTAA